In Deferribacterota bacterium, the sequence TTTGAGTTTACTTCATATGCCCTTTGAGCAGTTATCATATTTACCATCTCCTCTACTAGGTTTACATTACTCATTTCTAACATGCCTTGGTTAATCTTTCCAAAATTCTCCTCTCCTGGGATGCCATCAATAGGATCTCCACTTGATTGTGTGGGCAAAAATAGATTTTTACCTATGGCTTCAAGCCCAGATGGATTTATAAATTGTGTTATCTCAATCTGACCCACCTCAACTGGATCTATTTGATTTGGCAACATAACAGATACAATCCCATCTTCAGAGACCATTATCTCAGTAGCATTATCAGGTATTGTAATTTGCGGCTCTAAATAATATCCATTAGCAGTAACAATATTACCATCTTGATCCAACTTAAAGGAACCATTCCTAGTGTACGCTATCTCATCATTTGGAG encodes:
- the flgG gene encoding flagellar basal-body rod protein FlgG; its protein translation is MLRSLWIAASGMNSQQTNIDNLSNNLANVNTVGFKKGRVNFEDLLYQEIRPAGAITSTGLNHPTGLQLGMGSKVVGTEKIFSQGSYQNTGNPLDWVIEGDGFFQVLLPPNDEIAYTRNGSFKLDQDGNIVTANGYYLEPQITIPDNATEIMVSEDGIVSVMLPNQIDPVEVGQIEITQFINPSGLEAIGKNLFLPTQSSGDPIDGIPGEENFGKINQGMLEMSNVNLVEEMVNMITAQRAYEVNSKAIQTSDDMLQIVNNLRR